The following are encoded in a window of Flavobacterium sp. WC2421 genomic DNA:
- a CDS encoding AraC family transcriptional regulator, with product MRPIHPNLEIIVPSFGSSFSIAKHEQNNNVHTNHWHYHPEIELVYINGGSGKRQVGSHVSYYNDGDLILIGSNLPHCGFTDEETGNKKETVIQMKPDFLGNSFFEISEMTNIKNLFSQAKQGISFVGKTKKIIGERIEALDEQNQLERLLSMLSILNELELSKESVILNAEGFSMEMQMQDNDRMNVVYNFVKDHFQESISLEEISDLVAMTVPSFCRYFKKITNKTFTKFVNDYRLVHASKLLAEKQISITDVCDESGFNNLGHFNKSFKEFTGKSAYQYRQELRTFLE from the coding sequence ATGAGACCTATACACCCCAACTTAGAAATCATAGTCCCCTCTTTTGGAAGTTCATTTTCTATAGCGAAACATGAACAAAACAACAACGTACATACAAATCACTGGCATTATCACCCTGAAATAGAATTAGTTTATATAAATGGAGGCTCCGGTAAAAGACAAGTAGGCAGTCATGTCTCGTATTATAATGATGGTGATCTAATTCTTATAGGTAGTAATTTACCTCATTGTGGTTTTACAGATGAAGAAACAGGGAATAAAAAAGAAACGGTAATACAAATGAAACCTGACTTTCTTGGAAACAGTTTTTTTGAAATTTCAGAAATGACAAATATTAAAAACTTATTCAGCCAAGCCAAACAAGGAATCTCGTTTGTTGGAAAAACGAAAAAAATAATTGGAGAACGAATAGAAGCACTTGATGAACAAAATCAATTAGAAAGATTACTAAGCATGTTGTCTATCTTAAATGAATTAGAGTTGTCAAAAGAAAGCGTCATATTGAATGCCGAAGGATTTTCGATGGAAATGCAAATGCAGGACAATGACCGCATGAATGTGGTATATAATTTTGTGAAAGACCATTTTCAAGAAAGCATAAGCCTAGAAGAAATATCAGATCTTGTTGCAATGACTGTCCCATCCTTTTGTAGGTATTTCAAAAAGATAACCAACAAAACATTTACTAAATTTGTAAATGATTATCGATTGGTGCACGCATCTAAATTATTAGCTGAAAAACAAATCAGCATAACTGACGTTTGTGATGAAAGTGGCTTTAACAATTTAGGACATTTTAATAAATCGTTTAAAGAATTCACTGGGAAAAGTGCCTATCAATACCGTCAAGAATTAAGAACCTTTTTAGAATAA